Proteins encoded by one window of Musa acuminata AAA Group cultivar baxijiao chromosome BXJ2-9, Cavendish_Baxijiao_AAA, whole genome shotgun sequence:
- the LOC135623936 gene encoding transcription factor BHLH156-like yields MIPFTLTGGHLLASPYGLCGCPRGTETSSTLDMGSGDHPFFLTPQPHLMASTSHQSYGHDLEEFMLFDGDLSNADLMSLLGEGVLDTSHEGTADHVLQIDTDSDLMSLSREAVLDTIHEGTNADLISSSREGEFDTSCERTGNHDLQVDDDARVTEGRCDEQRGGDGDSPEVIPKTRKDRSKTLISERTRRVRMKEQLYELRSLVPNITKMDKASIIADAIAHVKDLQSQANKLEEEISLLESGSNGEQMLQASSRGAAEAMQPQETATTAAGSRITQVKAYQVGEGRFYVKVEGSMGDGGEPSALYSALASLSCFDMESSHFSLTSEGFVFTLTFKVGDFSGEMNASSMEIWVMGALVKKGFQLMQTTTL; encoded by the exons ATGATTCCCTTCACATTAACAGGGGGTCATCTTCTTGCTTCCCCATATGGGCTGTGTGGATGCCCTAGAGGCACAGAAACAAGCTCAACCCTAGACATGGGGAGTGGCGATCACCCTTTCTTCCTCACACCACAACCTCACCTTATGGCCTCAACCTCCCACCAGAGCTACGGCCATGATCTCGAGGAGTTCATGCTCTTCGATGGCGATCTCTCGAACGCTGACCTGATGAGCTTGTTGGGGGAAGGTGTGCTCGATACCAGCCATGAAGGAACTGCCGACCACGTCTTGCAGATCGACACGGACTCTGATCTGATGAGCTTATCGAGGGAAGCAGTGCTTGATACCATCCATGAAGGAACGAACGCTGACCTGATTAGCTCATCGAGGGAAGGAGAGTTCGACACCAGCTGCGAACGAACCGGCAACCATGACTTGCAGGTAGACGACGATGCTCGGGTGACCGAAGGCCGCTGCGATGAGCAGCGCGGTGGTGATGGTGATTCCCCCGAGGTGATCCCAAAGACGAGGAAGGACCGGTCCAAGACCTTGATCTCGGAGAGGACGCGAAGGGTTCGGATGAAGGAGCAGCTCTACGAGCTACGATCTCTCGTTCCCAACATAACGAAG ATGGACAAAGCTTCCATCATAGCAGACGCAATTGCACATGTGAAGGATCTGCAATCTCAAGCTAACAAGTTGGAGGAAGAGATAAGCCTACTCGAATCGGGATCCAATGGAGAGCAAATGCTTCAGGCTTCTAGCAGGGGGGCAGCGGAAGCGATGCAGCCACAGGAGACTGCTACTACTGCAGCAGGGAGCAGGATAACGCAGGTGAAGGCATACCAAGTGGGCGAGGGGAGGTTCTACGTGAAGGTGGAGGGCAGCATGGGAGACGGCGGAGAGCCGTCGGCTCTTTACTCCGCGCTCGCGTCTCTCTCGTGCTTCGATATGGAGAGCTCCCATTTCTCCCTCACCTCGGAGGGCTTTGTGTTCACCCTAACCTTTAAG GTGGGGGACTTCAGTGGGGAGATGAATGCGTCCTCCATGGAGATATGGGTAATGGGTGCTTTGGTGAAGAAGGGTTTTCAGCTCATGCAGACAACCACGCTGTAA